A genome region from Triticum aestivum cultivar Chinese Spring chromosome 2B, IWGSC CS RefSeq v2.1, whole genome shotgun sequence includes the following:
- the LOC123039994 gene encoding tyrosine N-monooxygenase-like produces the protein MTLGTLVIVIMATLLLYFLKKIKRAVLSQRQQARRGMLPPGPATLPIIGNMHQMIWNKPAVFRWIHRLLKEMNTDIMCLRLGATHVIVVACSEIACEVLRKKDEVFASRPTTFASGTVSFGYKGSVLSPHGEQWKKMRRVLTLEILTPSMEQKLHHLRKEEYDHLVRYANNTACYGMMPHAKNIVNVRHVAQHFCCNLIRRLVFGKRYFSNLPSSSTNGPGYEEEAHVAALFTALNHVYSFCVSDYIPALVGLDLDGHEEVSMDVMRTINRLHDPIIRERIHERSSTLEKGGEDKGARDFLDVLVHLKDAEGQPLLSLQEIRAQTVEMVLAAVDYPSNAVEWALAEMINRPEIMQKVIDELDAVVGKDRLVQESDIPRLNYLKSCIREAFRIHTYHALNLPHVAMVDTTIAGYTIPKDSHILLSRLGLGRNPKIWSEPLEFRPERHLNTVNVLLTEPGLRFISFSSGRRGCPGISLGTSITMMLFARMLQAFTWTKPVGVKNISLQEGNASLALLEPLVLQAQPRLAAYLYI, from the exons ATGACTCTTGGTACGCTGGTTATAGTTATCATGGCCACCTTGCTGTTGTATTTTCTCAAAAAAATCAAAAGAGCGGTATTGTCCCAGCGGCAACAGGCACGACGAGGTATGCTGCCCCCGGGGCCTGCCACACTGCCCATCATTGGGAACATGCACCAGATGATTTGGAACAAGCCAGCAGTGTTCCGGTGGATCCATCGCCTTCTCAAGGAGATGAACACCGACATCATGTGCCTTCGTCTCGGGGCTACTCATGTCATTGTTGTGGCATGCTCGGAGATAGCTTGTGAGGTACTCCGGAAGAAGGATGAAGTTTTCGCCTCCCGTCCCACCACCTTCGCCTCGGGAACAGTCAGCTTTGGGTACAAGGGCTCCGTCTTGTCACCGCATGGAGAGCAGTGGAAGAAGATGAGGCGCGTCCTCACCTTGGAGATCCTCACCCCGTCCATGGAGCAGAAGCTCCACCACCTACGGAAGGAGGAGTATGACCACCTTGTAAGGTACGCTAACAACACCGCTTGTTATGGCATGATGCCACATGCAAAAAACATTGTTAACGTGCGCCATGTGGCACAACATTTCTGTTGTAACCTGATAAGAAGGCTTGTGTTCGGTAAGAGATACTTTAGCAACCTACCATCTTCGTCGACTAATGGACCTGGATATGAGGAGGAGGCACATGTTGCCGCTCTTTTCACGGCCCTCAACCATGTGTACAGCTTCTGTGTGTCTGACTACATCCCAGCCCTGGTAGGCCTCGACTTGGATGGTCATGAGGAGGTTTCCATGGATGTCATGAGAACAATTAACCGGTTGCATGACCCTATCATACGGGAACGGATCCATGAAAGGTCATCCACTCTTGAGAAAGGTGGTGAAGATAAAGGGGCTAGAGACTTTCTGGATGTCCTAGTTCATCTTAAAGATGCAGAGGGACAACCGTTGCTCTCACTACAAGAAATAAGAGCCCAAACAGTG GAAATGGTGCTTGCAGCAGTCGACTACCCATCAAATGCGGTTGAGTGGGCGCTCGCCGAGATGATTAACAGGCCGGAGATCATGCAAAAAGTGATAGATGAACTCGACGCTGTCGTTGGTAAAGATAGACTTGTCCAGGAGTCTGACATTCCTCGGCTAAATTATCTCAAATCGTGTATCCGGGAGGCCTTCCGCATACACACATACCATGCTCTTAATTTACCCCATGTTGCAATGGTGGACACCACTATCGCCGGCTACACCATCCCAAAGGATAGCCACATCCTTTTAAGCCGGCTTGGACTTGGCCGAAACCCCAAGATCTGGAGCGAACCACTTGAGTTTCGCCCTGAGAGGCATTTGAATACCGTGAATGTTCTTCTCACTGAGCCGGGCCTACGTTTCATTTCTTTTAGCAGTGGGAGAAGGGGTTGTCCTGGGATTTCACTTGGTACCTCGATCACAATGATGTTATTTGCAAGAATGCTGCAGGCCTTCACTTGGACAAAACCTGTAGGCGTTAAAAATATCAGTCTGCAGGAAGGCAATGCAAGCCTTGCCCTACTTGAACCCCTTGTTTTGCAAGCTCAACCGCGGCTGGCCGCGTATCTCTATATATGA